From the genome of Populus trichocarpa isolate Nisqually-1 chromosome 15, P.trichocarpa_v4.1, whole genome shotgun sequence, one region includes:
- the LOC7457573 gene encoding acyl carrier protein 1, chloroplastic, whose amino-acid sequence MASVSATCPRFQPLFSQSNKTSRAAGLKLDSVGWAKCTGFPPLKASRFRVSCSAKPETVEKVIEIVKKQLALKPETVLTNETEFVELGADSLDTVEIVMTLEEEFDINVEEESSQNITTVQEVADMIEKLVQKKAEGES is encoded by the exons ATGGCCTCAGTCTCAGCTACTTGTCCTAGGTTCCAACCTCTGTTTAGCCAGTCCAACAAGACTAGTCGG GCAGCTGGTTTAAAGCTGGATTCAGTAGGTTGGGCAAAGTGTACCGGCTTCCCTCCCTTGAAGGCCTCTCGATTTCGTGTCTCTTGTTCG GCAAAGCCAGAGACAGTGGAGAAAGTTATTGAGATTGTGAAGAAACAACTGGCTTTAAAACCTGAGACAGTGCTCACCAATGAAACAGAGTTCGTTGAGCTTGGTGCTGATTCTCTTGACACG GTGGAGATAGTAATGACATTGGAAGAAGAATTTGACATTAATGTAGAAGAGGAGAGCTCTCAAAATATAACAACAGTCCAGGAAGTAGCTGACATGATTGAGAAACTTGTTCAGAAGAAAGCTGAAGGTGAAAGCTGA
- the LOC7456638 gene encoding coiled-coil domain-containing protein SCD2 isoform X1 → MDRRRTESPVYARQWSSDSRGSSGTGSSSPARMSPAHPNSRLGSSMSTIKRTQNVAAKAAAQRLAQVMASSQTADDDEDDDDLGFRFPAPPNPVSASSGFSSVNHRGSNNGVSVIRPNRSPSPALGRNFMENVPSARSTSAGRSSMSVRTVTVVPPSKQSLRTPISIPPIDPPSSRSRDNKRFTSDMGQLKTDAGDQREASALRDELDMLQEENEVIHDKLRSAEEKREEAEARARELEKQVAALGEGVSLEAKLLSRKEAALRQREAALKAAKQSTDGRDAEIATLRTELENLKDEAAAAAEQLQEAESETKSLRTMTQRMILTQEEMEEVVLKRCWLARYWGLAVQHGICADVAVSKHEHWSALAPLPFEVVISAGQKAKEESDRGGRDSDRSKIVRDLSDLTGEGNIESMLSVEMGLRELASLKVEDAVVLALAQHRRPSTVRQTFSDSRPPGDPKFTEAIELSEAEADDVLFKEAWLTYYWRRALVHGVEEDIAEDRLQFWISRSEQAPTSHDAVDVERGVVELRKLSIEQQLWEASRREIDQSSFAPVANHKRTDSELSS, encoded by the exons ATGGATCGGAGGAGGACTGAAAGTCCGGTGTATGCACGGCAGTGGAGCAGCGATTCTCGTGGTTCAAGCGGTACGGGATCGTCATCGCCGGCGCGGATGTCACCGGCACACCCGAACTCACGGCTAGGTTCAAGCATGTCAACAATCAAGCGCACACAAAACGTTGCAGCTAAGGCCGCTGCACAGCGGCTAGCTCAGGTGATGGCGTCATCGCAGACGGCGGATGACGACGAAGACGACGACGATCTAGGGTTCCGATTCCCTGCTCCACCGAATCCGGTTTCTGCTTCGTCGGGGTTTAGTAGTGTAAACCATAGAGGGAGTAATAATGGTGTTTCGGTTATAAGACCTAATAGATCTCCGTCTCCTGCG CTAGGTCGGAACTTTATGGAGAATGTGCCTTCAGCTCGGTCTACATCAGCTGGAAGGTCATCAATGTCAGTTCGTACAGTGACAGTAGTGCCACCTAGCAAACAGTCACTAAGAACTCCCATTTCTATACCTCCCATCGATCCTCCATCCAGTAGGAGTAGAGATAATAAGAG GTTCACATCAGATATGGGACAGCTTAAGACTGATGCAGGAGATCAGCGTGAAGCATCAGCACTTCGTGATGAA CTTGATATGCtacaagaagaaaatgaagttatACATGACAAG CTTCGGAGTGCTGAAGAAAAACGTGAGGAGGCAGAGGCTAGAGCTAGGGAGCTCGAGAAACAG GTTGCTGCTCTTGGTGAAGGTGTATCCTTAGAAGCTAAACTGTTGAGCCG GAAGGAAGCTGCATTGCGTCAAAGAGAG GCTGCTCTTAAAGCTGCCAAACAATCGACAGATGGGAGAGATGCAGAAATTGCAACCCTTCGTACAGAACTTGAG AACTTGAAAGATGAGGCTGCAGCAGCTGCTGAACAGCTCCAAGAAGCTGAATCTGAAACGAAATCTCTTCGCACGATGACACAAAGAATGATTTTGACTCAGGAAGAGATG GAGGAGGTTGTCTTGAAGAGATGTTGGCTTGCGCGTTACTGGGGTTTAGCTGTACAACATG GGATTTGTGCAGATGTAGCAGTGTCTAAGCACGAGCATTGGTCTGCTCTAGCTCCTCTTCCATTTGAAGTTGTCATTTCTGCTGGACAAAAGGCTAAGGAGGAGTCAGATAGAG GTGGTCGTGATTCAGATAGGAGTAAAATAGTTCGTGATTTGAGTGATCTTACTGGAGAAGGAAATATTGAGAGTATGCTTTCAGTTGAAATGGGATTGCGGGAATTAGCTTCTTTAAAG GTTGAGGATGCAGTTGTACTTGCTCTGGCTCAACACAGACGACCAAGTACGGTTCGACAAACCTTCTCAG ATTCGAGACCACCAGGTGATCCCAAGTTTACTGAGGCCATTG AATTAAGTGAAGCAGAGGCAGACGATGTTCTTTTCAAAGAG GCTTGGCTAACTTATTATTGGAGAAGAGCCTTGGTTCATGGTGTGGAAGAGGATATTGCAGAAGACCGGCTTCAGTTTTGGATTAGCCGTAGTGAGCAGGCACCAACTTCACATGATGCTGTGGATG TTGAGCGAGGCGTAGTGGAGCTAAGGAAGTTGAGCATAGAGCAACAGCTATGGGAAGCATCTCGGAGAGAAATTGACCAGTCTTCTTTTGCCCCAGTTGCTAACCATAAACGCACAGATTCAGAGCTCTCTTCGTAA
- the LOC7456641 gene encoding (-)-isopiperitenol/(-)-carveol dehydrogenase, mitochondrial: MANAKPCKSKVQDKVAIVTGGASGIGEATVLAFVENGARGVVIADIQDEKGQKLAESIGTNRSTYIHCDVTDENQVKSLVESTVQLYGQLDIVFCNAGIMSFGKQTVLDFDLDSYDKLFVINVRGVAACLKHAARAMVEGGIKGSIICTASVIANLARGMHTDYIMSKSGVLALMKCASYQLSEHGIRVNCVSPGPVATPLACKKMNMGVEEAEKAFEPHYCLKGVLKAKHVADAVLFLASEDSEFVTGHNLVVDGGYNFRGIVKI; this comes from the coding sequence ATGGCGAACGCCAAACCTTGCAAGAGCAAAGTTCAAGATAAGGTTGCCATCGTCACCGGAGGTGCCAGTGGCATTGGCGAGGCTACAGTGCTTGCCTTTGTTGAGAATGGCGCCCGAGGAGTGGTGATCGCTGATATCCAAGATGAAAAAGGCCAGAAGCTCGCAGAATCCATCGGAACCAACAGATCCACTTACATCCACTGCGACGTAACCGATGAAAACCAGGTCAAATCCCTTGTAGAATCTACTGTTCAACTATATGGTCAGCTTGATATCGTATTCTGCAATGCAGGCATCATGAGCTTTGGTAAGCAAACTGTTCTAGACTTCGACCTGGACTCATACGACAAACTCTTCGTAATAAACGTTCGTGGCGTAGCAGCATGCCTAAAGCACGCGGCGCGTGCTATGGTGGAAGGAGGTATAAAGGGCAGCATCATTTGCACAGCAAGTGTCATTGCAAATCTTGCAAGGGGCATGCATACAGACTATATCATGTCCAAGAGTGGGGTGCTAGCGTTGATGAAATGCGCAAGTTATCAATTGAGTGAGCATGGGATACGTGTGAATTGTGTGTCTCCAGGGCCGGTGGCAACACCTCTGGCGTGCAAGAAAATGAACATGGGAGTGGAGGAGGCGGAGAAGGCTTTTGAGCCGCATTACTGCTTGAAAGGGGTGTTGAAAGCGAAGCATGTAGCGGATGCTGTGTTGTTTCTTGCTTCTGAGGATTCTGAGTTCGTGACTGGCCATAATCTGGTGGTAGATGGTGGGTATAATTTTCGAGGTATTGTCAAAATATGA
- the LOC7456638 gene encoding coiled-coil domain-containing protein SCD2 isoform X2, whose amino-acid sequence MENVPSARSTSAGRSSMSVRTVTVVPPSKQSLRTPISIPPIDPPSSRSRDNKRFTSDMGQLKTDAGDQREASALRDELDMLQEENEVIHDKLRSAEEKREEAEARARELEKQVAALGEGVSLEAKLLSRKEAALRQREAALKAAKQSTDGRDAEIATLRTELENLKDEAAAAAEQLQEAESETKSLRTMTQRMILTQEEMEEVVLKRCWLARYWGLAVQHGICADVAVSKHEHWSALAPLPFEVVISAGQKAKEESDRGGRDSDRSKIVRDLSDLTGEGNIESMLSVEMGLRELASLKVEDAVVLALAQHRRPSTVRQTFSDSRPPGDPKFTEAIELSEAEADDVLFKEAWLTYYWRRALVHGVEEDIAEDRLQFWISRSEQAPTSHDAVDVERGVVELRKLSIEQQLWEASRREIDQSSFAPVANHKRTDSELSS is encoded by the exons ATGGAGAATGTGCCTTCAGCTCGGTCTACATCAGCTGGAAGGTCATCAATGTCAGTTCGTACAGTGACAGTAGTGCCACCTAGCAAACAGTCACTAAGAACTCCCATTTCTATACCTCCCATCGATCCTCCATCCAGTAGGAGTAGAGATAATAAGAG GTTCACATCAGATATGGGACAGCTTAAGACTGATGCAGGAGATCAGCGTGAAGCATCAGCACTTCGTGATGAA CTTGATATGCtacaagaagaaaatgaagttatACATGACAAG CTTCGGAGTGCTGAAGAAAAACGTGAGGAGGCAGAGGCTAGAGCTAGGGAGCTCGAGAAACAG GTTGCTGCTCTTGGTGAAGGTGTATCCTTAGAAGCTAAACTGTTGAGCCG GAAGGAAGCTGCATTGCGTCAAAGAGAG GCTGCTCTTAAAGCTGCCAAACAATCGACAGATGGGAGAGATGCAGAAATTGCAACCCTTCGTACAGAACTTGAG AACTTGAAAGATGAGGCTGCAGCAGCTGCTGAACAGCTCCAAGAAGCTGAATCTGAAACGAAATCTCTTCGCACGATGACACAAAGAATGATTTTGACTCAGGAAGAGATG GAGGAGGTTGTCTTGAAGAGATGTTGGCTTGCGCGTTACTGGGGTTTAGCTGTACAACATG GGATTTGTGCAGATGTAGCAGTGTCTAAGCACGAGCATTGGTCTGCTCTAGCTCCTCTTCCATTTGAAGTTGTCATTTCTGCTGGACAAAAGGCTAAGGAGGAGTCAGATAGAG GTGGTCGTGATTCAGATAGGAGTAAAATAGTTCGTGATTTGAGTGATCTTACTGGAGAAGGAAATATTGAGAGTATGCTTTCAGTTGAAATGGGATTGCGGGAATTAGCTTCTTTAAAG GTTGAGGATGCAGTTGTACTTGCTCTGGCTCAACACAGACGACCAAGTACGGTTCGACAAACCTTCTCAG ATTCGAGACCACCAGGTGATCCCAAGTTTACTGAGGCCATTG AATTAAGTGAAGCAGAGGCAGACGATGTTCTTTTCAAAGAG GCTTGGCTAACTTATTATTGGAGAAGAGCCTTGGTTCATGGTGTGGAAGAGGATATTGCAGAAGACCGGCTTCAGTTTTGGATTAGCCGTAGTGAGCAGGCACCAACTTCACATGATGCTGTGGATG TTGAGCGAGGCGTAGTGGAGCTAAGGAAGTTGAGCATAGAGCAACAGCTATGGGAAGCATCTCGGAGAGAAATTGACCAGTCTTCTTTTGCCCCAGTTGCTAACCATAAACGCACAGATTCAGAGCTCTCTTCGTAA
- the LOC7456640 gene encoding serine carboxypeptidase-like 45 — protein MSYTGQHFKQAILLEHFVSKSFSLSEIMHSQTWKSMAMAALVVQLSISMGVDSSLPHPDKIARLPGQPHVGFQQFSGYVTVDNNKHRALFYYFVEAEIDPESKPLVLWLNGGPGCSSLGLGAFSENGPFRPEGRVLIRNEHSWNREANMLYLETPVGVGFSYATNSSSFVAVDDEATARDNLLFLQGWFHKFPRYRSTDLFIAGESYAGHYIPQLAKLMIEVNKKEKLFNLKGIALGNPVLDFATDLNSRAEYFWSHGLISDSTYKMFTSACNYSRYVSEYYRDSVSSICSIVMKQVNTETSRFVDKYDVTLDVCVSSVFSQSKFISPKQVSERIDVCIEDETVNYLNRKDVRRALHARLIGVRRWEVCSNILDYEFLNIEKPTFNIVGSLIKAEIPVLVYSGDQDSVIPLTGSRTLVHRVAKELGLNTTVPYRVWFAGKQVGGWTQVYGNILSFATIRGASHEAPFSQPERSLMLFKSFLEGKHLPEVF, from the exons ATGTCCTACACTGGACAGCATTTTAAACAGGCCATTCTCTTGGAACACTTTGTCTCCAAGTCATTTTCACTTTCTGAAATTATGCACTCTCAAACATGGAAATCCATGGCAATGGCTGCACTAGTGGTTCAGCTGAGCATTTCCATGGGTGTAGATTCTTCTTTACCTCATCCTGATAAGATTGCCAGGCTTCCCGGACAACCCCATGTGGGGTTCCAACAATTTTCAGGTTATGTCACTGTGGATAATAACAAGCATAGAGCTCTTTTCTATTACTTTGTTGAAGCAGAAATAGATCCAGAATCCAAGCCCTTGGTTCTCTGGTTGAACGGAG GGCCTGGCTGTTCTTCTCTGGGATTAGGGGCATTCTCTGAGAATGGACCTTTTAGGCCAGAGGGAAGAGTTCTGATTAGAAATGAGCATAGCTGGAATAGAG AAGCAAATATGTTATATTTGGAGACACCAGTAGGCGTGGGGTTTTCTTATGCTACAAATAGCTCCTCTTTTGTAGCAGTAGATGATGAGGCAACAG CCAGGGACAATCTTTTGTTCTTGCAAGGCTGGTTCCACAAGTTCCCTCGATACAGGAGCACAGATTTGTTTATAGCAGGGGAAAGTTATGCAG GCCACTATATTCCTCAACTTGCAAAGCTTATGATTGAAGTTAACAAGAAGGAGAAGTTATTCAATTTGAAAGGAATTGCA CTAGGTAATCCTGTTCTAGATTTTGCTACAGACTTGAATTCAAGGGCTGAGTACTTCTGGTCTCATGGATTGATATCAGACTCAACATATAAAATGTTCACTTCAGCTTGTAACTATTCAAGATATGTGAGCGAATATTATAGAGACTCGGTTTCATCTatttgttcaatagttatgaaACAGGTTAACACAGAAACCAGTAGGTTTGTGGACAAATATGATGTTACCCTTGATGTTTGTGTTTCATCAGTCTTCTCACAATCAAAGTTTATAAGTCCTAAG CAAGTATCTGAGAGGATTGATGTTTGTATAGAAGACGAAACCGTGAATTATCTGAATCGGAAGGATGTCCGGAGGGCTCTCCATGCTCGGCTTATTGGAGTTCGCAGATGGGAAGTTTGCAGCAA CATTCTAGATTATGAGTTTCTTAACATAGAGAAACCAACATTCAATATTGTTGGATCACTTATCAAGGCTGAAATTCCAGTTCTCGTTTACAG TGGAGATCAAGATTCTGTTATTCCGTTGACCGGTAGCCGCACGCTTGTCCATAGGGTAGCAAAAGAGCTGGGACTCAACACGACCGTCCCTTACAGAGTTTGGTTTGCAGGAAAGCAG GTTGGTGGTTGGACTCAG GTTTATGGTAACATCCTCTCATTTGCTACCATCAGAGGCGCTTCTCATGAAGCTCCATTCTCACAGCCTGAAAGATCACTGATGTTATTTAAGTCGTTCCTGGAAGGTAAACACTTACCTGAAGTTTTCTGA